CCCGACCAGCTGACCGTCCACCTCGACCACCCAGCAGCCGCCCGGGTCGGTCTCCAGCAGGTGCTCGGTCCGTTGTCGCCACAGCTCGGCCCGGCCGTCGCTCCGGGGGCCGGGGTCGGGGGCGTCGCGGGTCGCGGTGCGCAGGTCCAGCTCGAGGAAGGCTGCGGAGCTGAGACGCTCCGCGGCGGCGACGTCGGTGACCCGCATCGGCCGCACGCGCACGTCGCGCACGGGAGGAGGATCTGTGGCAGCCATGACCCGTGGATCCTAGGCGGTGGGTGGCGTCGGCAAGGATGACCACATGCGTGTCCTCGTCGCCCCCGACAGCTTCGCCGGAACCCTCAGCGCCGTCGAGGCCGCCGACGCGATCGCCGCCGGCTGGCGTCGCCACGCTGTCGACGACGTCCTCGACCTGGCGCCGATGTCCGACGGTGGCCCCGGATTCGTGGACGTGCTGCACGCCGCGCTCGGCGGTGAGCTGGAGCCGGTGGTCGTGAGCGGCCCCTTCGGCGACCCGGTGCCGGCCACCGTGCTGCTCGCGGGGCACACCGGTTACGTCGAGTCCTCGCAGGCCTGCGGCCTGCAGCTCACGGGCGGCGAGCGTGCCGAGCACGCGACCACCTTCGGCGTCGGCGAGCTCGTCGCGGCGGCTGTCGCCGCGGGTGCGACCCGGGTCGTGGTGGGGCTCGGCGGGAGCGGGACCAACGACGGCGGCGCCGGGCTGCTCGCCGCCCTGGGAGCGACCGCGGACCGACCCCTCGACCGGGGCGTCGCGGCGCTGGAGGGGATCAGCAGCGTCCAGCTGCCCGAGCTGGCGGTCGAGCTGGTCGCGGCCAGCGACGTCGAGAGCGCGCTCACCGGCCTGTTCGGCGCCACGAAGAGCTCCGGTCCGCAGAAGGGGATCCCCGAGGAGCGGCTGCCGGCCGTCGACGGGCTGCTCGAGGACTGGGCGGCTGCCACCGACCGACGTACGGCCCTGGCGAAGGGTGCCGGCGCCGCCGGTGGCCTCGGCTTCGCGCTGTTCCTGCTCGGGGCGACCAGGGAGCCGGGGATCGACCTGGTCGCCGGCGCCGTCGACCTGCACCGGCGGGCCCGGGAGGCCGACCTCGTGGTGACCGGGGAGGGGGCCTTCGACTTCTCCAGCCGCTCGGGCAAGGTCCCGTACGGCGTCGCGGCGGTGGCCGCCGAGGCGCTCCGGCCGTGCGTCGCCCTGGCCGGGCAGGTGCTGGTCGGCTCCCGGGAGATGCGTGCGCTGGGGATCGAGTCGGCCTACTCGCTGGTCGACATGGTGGGGGAGGAGCGCGCCTTCGGCGACCCCTCCGGTGCCCTCGCCG
This genomic interval from Nocardioides euryhalodurans contains the following:
- a CDS encoding glycerate kinase; this translates as MRVLVAPDSFAGTLSAVEAADAIAAGWRRHAVDDVLDLAPMSDGGPGFVDVLHAALGGELEPVVVSGPFGDPVPATVLLAGHTGYVESSQACGLQLTGGERAEHATTFGVGELVAAAVAAGATRVVVGLGGSGTNDGGAGLLAALGATADRPLDRGVAALEGISSVQLPELAVELVAASDVESALTGLFGATKSSGPQKGIPEERLPAVDGLLEDWAAATDRRTALAKGAGAAGGLGFALFLLGATREPGIDLVAGAVDLHRRAREADLVVTGEGAFDFSSRSGKVPYGVAAVAAEALRPCVALAGQVLVGSREMRALGIESAYSLVDMVGEERAFGDPSGALADVAARVARSWSA